Proteins encoded in a region of the Methylosinus trichosporium OB3b genome:
- a CDS encoding class I SAM-dependent methyltransferase, whose protein sequence is MSLNIEPLKSALADNARFLRSWVENPRGVGAVSPSGPMLARAMASYVDLSRPGPVVELGPGTGPVTQALLEHGVPASRLLLVEYEARFCDLLRQRFPGVQVVQGDAYSLKQTLDGKVEGPISTVVSSLPLLNQPESDRLRLLDQAFDMMAPGGILIQFTYGLFSPMPLKRHPNSSSFSAVGSQVWANIPPARVWRYSRRAG, encoded by the coding sequence GTGTCACTGAATATCGAGCCACTGAAATCCGCTCTCGCCGACAATGCGCGCTTTCTGCGGTCATGGGTGGAAAATCCCCGCGGCGTCGGCGCCGTCTCGCCGTCCGGGCCGATGCTCGCCCGCGCCATGGCGAGCTATGTCGACCTCTCCCGGCCCGGCCCCGTCGTCGAGCTCGGCCCCGGCACCGGGCCGGTCACCCAGGCTCTGCTCGAGCATGGTGTGCCGGCCTCGCGCCTGCTGCTCGTCGAATATGAGGCCCGGTTCTGCGATCTGCTGCGGCAGCGCTTTCCGGGCGTCCAGGTGGTCCAGGGCGACGCCTATTCGCTGAAGCAGACGCTGGACGGCAAGGTCGAAGGGCCGATCTCGACGGTCGTCTCCAGCCTGCCGCTGCTCAACCAGCCCGAATCGGACCGGCTGCGCCTGCTCGACCAGGCCTTCGACATGATGGCGCCGGGCGGCATATTGATCCAGTTCACCTATGGGCTGTTCTCGCCCATGCCGCTGAAGCGCCACCCGAACAGCTCTTCCTTCTCGGCCGTCGGCTCGCAGGTGTGGGCGAATATCCCGCCGGCGCGCGTGTGGCGCTACAGCCGCCGGGCCGGCTGA
- a CDS encoding LysR family transcriptional regulator — translation MDLLEAMRVFVAVADAGSFTAAAERLDLSRAMASKHVMDLEARLGVRLLDRTTRSVGVTEAGAAYATRCREILDAIATAEQEATSRAAEPVGRLRVSAPSFFGARFVAPLVAAFAERHLRVGVELALDDKFVDLVEEGFDLAIRIGRLEDSSLVASRIASTRLMICGAPSYLDRRGRPRGPADLSGHECLRYSHATVGAAWPFDGPDGPELVRLSSRFASNSAEALCAMAVAGLGLVCAPDFYVAEPLRAGALEQVLADRMIEPLGIFIVHPSRRHVPSKVRAFIEFLTRELAMRPPFAA, via the coding sequence ATGGATCTGCTCGAGGCCATGCGAGTCTTCGTCGCCGTCGCGGACGCCGGCAGCTTCACCGCCGCCGCCGAGCGGCTCGACCTGTCCCGCGCCATGGCAAGCAAGCATGTGATGGACCTCGAGGCGCGCCTCGGCGTGAGGCTGCTCGACCGCACGACGCGATCGGTCGGCGTCACCGAGGCCGGCGCGGCCTATGCGACGCGCTGCCGCGAGATCCTCGACGCCATCGCGACGGCCGAGCAGGAAGCGACGAGCCGCGCCGCCGAGCCGGTCGGGCGGCTGCGGGTGAGCGCTCCTTCCTTCTTCGGCGCGCGCTTCGTCGCGCCGCTCGTCGCCGCCTTCGCCGAGCGCCACCTGCGCGTCGGCGTCGAGCTGGCGCTCGACGACAAATTCGTCGATCTCGTCGAAGAGGGTTTCGATCTCGCCATTCGCATCGGCCGGCTCGAGGACAGCTCGCTGGTTGCGAGCCGCATCGCCTCGACGCGGCTCATGATCTGCGGCGCGCCGTCCTATCTCGACCGGCGCGGCCGCCCACGCGGGCCGGCCGATCTTTCCGGCCACGAATGTCTGCGCTACAGCCATGCGACCGTCGGCGCCGCTTGGCCTTTCGACGGTCCCGACGGGCCGGAGCTGGTGCGCCTGTCGAGCCGTTTCGCCAGCAACAGCGCCGAAGCTCTGTGCGCCATGGCCGTGGCCGGCCTCGGCCTCGTCTGCGCGCCGGATTTCTATGTCGCCGAGCCGCTGCGAGCGGGAGCGCTCGAGCAGGTTCTCGCCGATCGCATGATCGAGCCGCTCGGCATTTTCATCGTGCATCCCAGTCGCCGGCACGTCCCCTCGAAAGTCAGGGCCTTCATCGAATTCCTGACACGAGAATTGGCTATGCGCCCGCCCTTCGCCGCCTGA
- the xth gene encoding exodeoxyribonuclease III: MRIATWNVNSVRQRLEQLTAYLREVAPDVLCLQEIKCEDAAFPRLEIEELGYNVETHGQKTFNGVAILSKTPIEVVRGLPKFEHDPQARYIEAVVSTDRGALRVASIYLPNGNPPETEKYAYKLAFMDCLIAHAASLLALEEPVVLAGDYNVIPAARDVHDPAAWAGDALFLPQTRAKFQELTNLGYTEALRATTDAAGLYTFWDYQAGAWQRNKGIRIDHLLLSPQAADRLQSVTIDKNLRAGAKPSDHVPIRCELE; encoded by the coding sequence TTGCGCATCGCCACATGGAACGTCAATTCCGTCCGCCAGCGGCTGGAGCAACTCACCGCCTATTTGCGCGAGGTCGCGCCGGACGTGCTCTGCCTTCAGGAGATCAAATGCGAGGACGCGGCCTTCCCGCGTCTCGAGATCGAGGAGCTCGGCTATAATGTCGAGACCCATGGGCAGAAGACGTTCAACGGCGTCGCCATCCTGTCGAAGACGCCGATCGAGGTGGTGCGCGGCCTGCCGAAATTCGAGCATGATCCGCAGGCCCGCTACATAGAGGCCGTTGTCTCCACCGATCGCGGCGCGCTGCGCGTCGCCAGCATCTATCTGCCCAACGGCAATCCGCCCGAGACGGAAAAATACGCCTATAAGCTCGCCTTCATGGATTGCCTCATCGCCCATGCGGCCAGCCTGCTCGCGCTCGAGGAGCCGGTCGTGCTCGCCGGCGATTACAATGTCATCCCTGCGGCGCGCGACGTGCATGATCCGGCCGCCTGGGCCGGCGACGCGCTGTTCCTGCCGCAGACGCGGGCCAAATTCCAGGAGCTCACGAACCTCGGCTACACCGAGGCGCTGCGCGCGACCACCGACGCCGCCGGGCTCTACACATTTTGGGATTATCAGGCGGGCGCCTGGCAGAGAAACAAAGGCATCCGCATCGATCATCTGCTTTTGTCGCCGCAAGCGGCCGACCGGCTGCAGAGCGTCACGATCGACAAGAACCTGCGCGCCGGCGCAAAACCCTCGGACCATGTGCCGATCCGATGCGAGCTGGAGTGA
- the dnaJ gene encoding molecular chaperone DnaJ, with product MSKRDFYEILGVAKTSTDVELKIAFRKAAMQYHPDRNPGDAEAEARFKEINEAYQCLSDAQKRAAYDRFGHAAFEQGGGFGAGDGFAASMADIFDDLFGEVMGRRSGGRGSGRERGSDLRYNMEITLEEAFHGKAATLKLPTSISCTACEGTGAKKGSKPKTCPTCAGHGRVRAQQGFFAIERTCPTCQGRGEIIDNPCSVCSGTGRTTIERTLSVNVPAGVEDGTRIRLAGEGEAGMRGGPPGDLYIFLSVKPHSFFQRDGADLYCRVPISMVRAALGGKITVHTIDGGETDIKIPEGAQTGKQIKVKAKGMPVLRGRESGDLYVQISVETPQSLNKRQRELLTEFEEESSHHTHPEATGFFAKMKELFGK from the coding sequence ATGTCCAAACGCGACTTCTATGAAATCCTCGGCGTCGCCAAGACTTCGACCGACGTCGAGCTCAAGATCGCCTTTCGCAAGGCCGCGATGCAATATCATCCGGACCGCAATCCCGGCGACGCCGAAGCCGAGGCGCGCTTCAAGGAGATCAACGAGGCTTATCAATGCCTCTCCGACGCCCAGAAACGCGCCGCCTATGACCGTTTCGGCCACGCCGCCTTCGAGCAGGGCGGCGGCTTCGGCGCCGGCGACGGCTTCGCCGCCTCGATGGCCGACATTTTCGACGATCTCTTCGGCGAGGTCATGGGGCGGCGCAGCGGCGGCCGCGGCTCCGGGCGCGAGCGCGGCTCGGACCTGCGCTACAATATGGAGATCACGCTCGAGGAGGCCTTTCACGGCAAGGCGGCGACGCTGAAGCTGCCGACCTCGATCTCCTGCACCGCCTGCGAAGGCACCGGCGCCAAGAAGGGCTCCAAGCCCAAGACCTGCCCGACCTGCGCCGGCCACGGCCGCGTGCGCGCGCAGCAGGGCTTTTTCGCCATAGAACGGACCTGCCCGACCTGCCAGGGCCGCGGCGAGATCATCGACAATCCTTGCTCGGTCTGCTCGGGCACGGGGCGCACCACCATCGAGCGCACGCTGTCGGTCAATGTGCCGGCCGGCGTCGAGGACGGCACCCGCATCCGCCTCGCCGGCGAAGGGGAGGCTGGCATGCGCGGCGGCCCGCCCGGCGATCTCTATATTTTCCTCTCGGTTAAGCCGCACAGCTTCTTCCAGCGCGACGGCGCCGATCTCTATTGCCGCGTGCCGATCTCGATGGTGCGCGCCGCGCTCGGCGGCAAGATCACCGTCCACACGATCGACGGCGGCGAGACCGACATCAAAATCCCCGAGGGCGCGCAAACCGGCAAGCAGATCAAGGTGAAAGCTAAGGGCATGCCGGTGCTGCGCGGGCGCGAGAGCGGCGATCTCTATGTGCAGATCAGCGTCGAGACGCCGCAGAGCCTCAATAAGCGCCAGCGCGAATTGCTCACCGAATTCGAGGAGGAATCCTCGCATCACACGCATCCGGAGGCGACCGGCTTCTTCGCGAAGATGAAGGAGCTGTTCGGCAAATGA
- a CDS encoding flavodoxin family protein, protein MAQIAIVYHSGYGHTEKQAEAVARGAGSVSGASAQLVRVADAEAHWDDLARADAIIFGSPTYMGGVSAPFKAFMDASSKVWATQGWKDKLAAGFTNSASQSGDKLATLQHLAVYAAQQGMIWVGLGLMPGNNSSQGSVEDINRLGGFLGAMAQSNNDQGPEFGPPPADLKTAELLGERVAKAAIRWRG, encoded by the coding sequence ATGGCTCAGATCGCGATCGTCTATCACAGCGGTTATGGACATACGGAGAAGCAGGCGGAAGCCGTGGCGCGCGGCGCCGGCTCGGTCTCGGGAGCGAGCGCGCAATTGGTTCGCGTCGCGGACGCCGAGGCGCATTGGGACGATCTCGCGCGCGCCGACGCGATCATCTTCGGCTCGCCGACCTATATGGGCGGCGTCTCGGCGCCGTTCAAAGCCTTCATGGACGCGAGCTCGAAAGTGTGGGCGACACAGGGTTGGAAGGACAAGCTCGCCGCCGGCTTCACCAATTCGGCGAGCCAGAGCGGCGACAAGCTCGCCACTTTGCAGCATCTCGCCGTTTATGCCGCGCAGCAGGGCATGATCTGGGTCGGGCTCGGCCTCATGCCGGGCAATAATTCGAGCCAGGGCAGCGTCGAGGACATCAACCGGCTCGGCGGCTTTCTCGGCGCGATGGCGCAGTCGAACAATGATCAGGGCCCGGAATTCGGCCCGCCGCCCGCCGATCTGAAGACGGCGGAGCTGCTCGGCGAGCGCGTGGCCAAAGCGGCGATCCGCTGGCGCGGCTGA
- the pyrF gene encoding orotidine-5'-phosphate decarboxylase, giving the protein MGGGATIPARDRLIVALDVEDVAAARALVATLGDAVSFYKIGMELAYGGGLALVDELKGGGKKVFVDLKLHDIGQTVERATRQIARLGADFLTVHAFPQTMRAARQGAGGLRLLAVTVMTSYDDSDLAEAGYATSVADLVARRAAQARDIGIDGLILSPQEVAPIRALVGPKMTLVTPGVRPAGAALGDQKRVMTPAEAIAAGADHLVVGRPVTQAQDKRAAAEGIVAEIAGARRA; this is encoded by the coding sequence ATGGGCGGCGGCGCGACGATCCCGGCGCGCGACCGTCTCATCGTCGCGCTGGATGTCGAGGATGTCGCGGCGGCGCGTGCGCTGGTCGCGACGCTCGGCGACGCCGTCTCCTTCTACAAGATCGGCATGGAGCTGGCCTATGGCGGGGGCCTCGCTCTCGTCGACGAGCTGAAGGGCGGGGGCAAAAAAGTCTTCGTCGATCTGAAGCTCCATGACATCGGCCAGACCGTCGAGCGCGCGACCCGGCAGATTGCGCGGCTCGGCGCGGATTTTCTCACTGTCCATGCGTTTCCGCAGACGATGCGCGCCGCGCGCCAGGGCGCCGGCGGCCTGCGGCTGCTCGCCGTCACCGTGATGACCTCCTATGACGATTCCGACCTCGCCGAGGCCGGCTATGCGACGAGTGTCGCCGATCTCGTCGCCCGCCGCGCCGCGCAGGCGCGCGACATCGGCATCGACGGGCTGATCCTGTCGCCCCAGGAGGTCGCGCCGATTCGCGCCCTCGTCGGGCCGAAGATGACGCTGGTGACGCCGGGCGTGAGGCCCGCCGGCGCCGCGCTCGGCGACCAGAAACGGGTGATGACGCCGGCCGAGGCGATCGCCGCTGGCGCCGATCATCTCGTCGTCGGCCGCCCGGTGACGCAGGCGCAGGACAAGCGCGCGGCGGCGGAGGGGATCGTCGCGGAGATCGCCGGAGCGCGGCGGGCCTGA
- a CDS encoding HAD family hydrolase: MTFPTTVVFDVGNVLLDWNPRHLYRKLFDDPAAMEMFLAEVCTPAWNCELDRGRPFAEAVADLVARFPDFADAIRAYDARWSEMIAGEIEGTVALLERLAERGVPLYALTNLSDEKYESLYERHAFFRRFAGVLVSGRVKMVKPDPAIYRLLLESCELRAEQCLFIDDSAANVDGARRVGLSALQFESPAQIERVLVELRLL, translated from the coding sequence ATGACCTTTCCGACCACCGTCGTCTTCGACGTCGGCAATGTGCTGCTCGATTGGAATCCCCGTCATCTCTATCGCAAGCTGTTCGACGATCCCGCGGCGATGGAGATGTTCCTCGCCGAGGTTTGCACCCCGGCGTGGAATTGTGAATTGGACCGCGGCCGTCCTTTCGCCGAGGCGGTCGCCGATCTCGTCGCGCGCTTTCCCGATTTCGCCGATGCGATCCGCGCCTATGACGCGCGCTGGAGCGAGATGATCGCCGGCGAGATCGAGGGGACGGTGGCGCTGCTGGAGCGGCTCGCCGAGCGCGGCGTTCCGCTCTATGCGCTCACCAATCTCTCGGACGAAAAATATGAATCGCTCTATGAGCGCCACGCCTTCTTCCGGCGCTTCGCCGGCGTCCTCGTCTCCGGCCGCGTGAAGATGGTGAAGCCCGATCCCGCCATTTATCGGCTGCTGCTCGAGAGCTGCGAGCTTCGCGCAGAGCAGTGCCTGTTCATCGACGACTCGGCCGCGAATGTCGATGGCGCGCGGCGGGTCGGCCTGAGCGCCTTGCAGTTCGAGAGTCCGGCGCAGATCGAGCGGGTGCTCGTCGAGCTGCGCCTGCTCTGA
- a CDS encoding DNA polymerase III subunit chi: MTEVWFYHLQRRPLESALPKLLELSLARGWRAVVQAASPRRLATIDELLWSYDPESFLPHGTQRDGDPQSQPVFLTLLPDNPNRADVRVFIESAEAAPVLADPAAAPTQRAMVMFDGNDETALQNARAQWRTLKEAGHQLSYWRQNDDGKWEKQA, translated from the coding sequence ATGACCGAGGTCTGGTTCTATCATCTGCAGCGCCGCCCGCTGGAGAGCGCTTTGCCCAAGCTGCTGGAGCTGTCGCTGGCGCGCGGCTGGCGCGCCGTGGTGCAGGCGGCGAGCCCCCGGCGGCTCGCGACGATCGACGAACTCTTGTGGTCCTATGATCCCGAGAGCTTCCTGCCGCATGGGACGCAGCGCGACGGCGATCCGCAATCGCAGCCGGTGTTTCTGACGCTCTTGCCGGACAATCCCAACCGCGCCGATGTGCGCGTCTTCATCGAGAGCGCCGAGGCCGCGCCCGTGCTCGCCGATCCGGCGGCGGCGCCGACGCAGCGCGCCATGGTGATGTTCGACGGCAATGACGAGACGGCGCTGCAGAACGCGCGGGCGCAATGGCGGACGCTGAAGGAGGCCGGCCACCAGCTCTCCTATTGGCGCCAGAACGACGACGGCAAATGGGAGAAGCAAGCGTGA